The sequence below is a genomic window from Ipomoea triloba cultivar NCNSP0323 chromosome 2, ASM357664v1.
TTGTGTCTcctatttgtttctttattagaTTGAATGCATGGAGTGACATGTCACTCCATGTTTATTTATGATGCTTTCTTTTGCGGTCTCTTGCATTAATGAAGTCTCTTagctttatttaatttcatataaaaaaataatgattggataTATAGAGTGAGAAtataagtaattaaataatttgaaattactaaaatactcGTTAGAATTTTTAAATCCTAAAACTGACATGATCATGCATGCAATGTTGAGggcatatttacaattttaaacaaTAACGTAATGTCAAAATGATTAATCGTGAATAATTAAGTACaatattccctttcaattttttaataaaaggaTATTATAGAAAATTTTGTACACACATCTGTATGTATATAtggatgcatgcatgcattattGGTCATTAATATCGTAAGACTTTTTCGTCTCAAAGTGGATTAAATTTTCTCAGCGTCCTTTTCAACGAACTGTACAACTTACAAATGAAACTAaacattttcttgtttttccttAAAGATAAAAGTGATTATCGCAAAAGATTAATGTAACGTCGTTAACATGCATGTCCGTTAAAAGGGCCCCGCAGCTATCCTTTATcgacaaattaattaatatggaAATTTTGTGTTTGCGAAGTCCACCTAATAGTGTGaacatgtattaaaatttttcatggagtaCAATATACGATGCAAATTTatctcattaattatattataatagtaAACATTAAGGCTTCTAAGTCAAAGGATGcattaatcaatatttaagaacACTACTATCACTTCATAGACTTTTAGTTGATActtttttattaagaaaaaaaaaacaaggtaTCATGAtcagttattatatttaaatgtggtATGCATAGTAAAactttaatgaaattataagtgcatttaaaatttgttttgccattttaaaatagaaatgaagATAGTTTTTATtaggaaaataaatataaatatgatcattaaaataaaatagttaatgaGTACGTAATCtcacatttctataattctattTTACTTCTTAATATTTACTTTGATGGACTAGTTGAGGCATATCATTTGATTTACTTCACCTAATAGTATACAGGGCAGGAGTGAGGGAAATTTTGAGTTTAAAcactaacaaataattttttatgcgATCACGAAGTTTAGaggtaaatattaattaaattaaaattttttaatgttggaattaagataattgtaatttgtaaataataattgagTAGTGTTTTGAGCTACAACGTAATTGCGACTTGGTCTCTTTCGATGTCGCCCACGCTATCAACAGTCTCAACTTCCACTAAATTGGATAGACTTAGGCTTTTTGTATGGTTTATTTTGTCGGCGTCAAATTCCTTCTCATTGGTAGCCTGTCACGTGACGTGATTCCCCGcacaattttcttttataacatttttatataacaaaattttaatagattaatatttgacatttaaaaaaaataaaattaaccgCACAAAGATTGATAATTTGATACATTAGGGagtgacaaaattttaatatattttgtagggGTAAGAAGTATTTTTTACATATAAAAGATTGTACTCGGTATACAAAGATTGATGGCATATTAGGAAGTGACAAAAATTTAGTGAATTTTGTAAAAGTGAGAAATATTTTTTACTAACAAAATTGTACTCCTTAAATAAATACTTGGCAATAGGATTAAAAATATCATTgtcatttaattattaaagatTAGTTGATTTGATCACTCGTAATCATATAAATACAGATATCATCTCTAAAAAATAGTCCATCAATCGTTGTTATATTTGTCTATTATTAAGACGTAATTGTCATAAGTATAAAGTTtggtttttttaaaaccaataaGCCAAGTAGTAAAAGCCTAAAAGGATTGAAGTAAACACTGGGATAAATAAATAActgaacaaattaattatattttattttttaaaataactaatttaAGGTACTCGTTTCATAAAGggcatgtttggtaaatgacgcTCGTCTAGAATAACGGTGCAGTTAATGGCATCGTTTTCTCAgccaatgatatatatatatatatatattttgaatatagagttcaaaaattgtgttatattgcTTAATAGAGTCCTGTAATTATGAATATGATGTtctttaattgtaaatatagagtccagtaattataaatatagagttagaaaattgtgaatatagagttcttcaattgtgaatattgggttatgtaattttgtatattgaaagctaaaattgtgaatatccCGTTTTAAAATTGTGACTATAGCgttttgtgaatatagagttcaacaattgtgaatatagatgaACAAATTCTAAAGATAAACGACAAGTTAACGGTAAGGAAAgaagcaattaaaaaaaaaaccagacgacatcgttttgaagcaaaatgacgtcgttccaggtccatggcataacaactgatagtccacaatataatttgcttgTTTTGggagttgttatgccgtggacccaggtcgcAATGTGGacttgggtctacattcacatacactatactctacattcacaatttgtaaactccacattcacacattatatgattatatgtttagtaactatactctatattcacaatttgtaaactccacattcacacattacaggattatatgtttagtaattatactctacattcacatacactatactctacattcacaatttgtaaactccacatttacacattcaaaactctatattcccaggtcctatactccacattcacacattacagggctacaagttgctagaacttcttaactctattacagattcacacatgcataactctacattcacgatttttatactccatattcacaatttgaagcctccacattcacacatttctgggcaactctacattcgcacaatcataaatctacattcacgatttctatactctatattcacactttgaaacctctacattcacacatttttggacaactctatattcagcaatatgtttactaatttagaaaaaagaaaaaaaaaagaagacaaaaacgacgtagttttggactcaggtccaccttgcaaggtggatctggcTCCACACCATAATTTGCCTTGTTTTGGTATGTTGTTTTGGTATGTTGTTCAATATTAACGGGCCAGTCCTCCCATTCGCAATAAGAAAGCATAATTTATTGGCCTACTCAAAATTAATGGGCTTGTTCATTCCGGAAAGGCCCATTCAAGCAGAAATAGCATGTTGGCACGTGTAACCCGCGACTCCCCAACCGCTGAACCAACCACCACTAGTCCATTACCACAGAAAGTCAGAAGAGATCACCGGAAATATTCCGTAACCTCTCCGCCGTCGCGAGGGAGGAATCAGATAAGATAACCGCCGGAAAAATGAATTACCGCTTCGCATCCCTCGCTTTCCGATCACTGAAATCCACCCGCCACTCTCTCTATCCACAGTCCTTCTCCTCCTCATCTTCCGTCCCGCCTTCCTCCCCTGCTACTCATCAATACCCTCAGACATTGGAGGGATTGCGGAGCAGGCTAGCCGCCGAGTCGCCGACGCTTGGAAGCTTCATTCGGCTCCAATCGGATAAGGAGTACTCCGTCGAGGTCGGGACGAAGAAGAAGCCGCTGCCGAAGCCGAAGTGGATGAAGGAAGCGATCCCTGGAGGAGAGAAGTACACGCAAATTAAGAAGAAGTTGAGGGAGTTGAAGCTCCACACAGTTTGTGAAGAGGCTAAATGTCCTAATCTCGGAGAATGCTGGTCCGGCGGTGAAACTGGAACTGCCACGGCCACCATTATGATACTTGGCGATACTTGTACTCGAGGTTGCAGGTATTtcttcctttttaattttattttaatagtagaattaaaatgggAAGTGACTGGAATTGTTGTTGATGAAGATGATTTAAACTAGTAAGggaattttcctttattttggTACATTAATTTATGACCTAACTGGTTTCTAGTTCTGTTTTCTCAGTTAGTTGAGACTAATACCATATTGAACCAAAACAAGGTAGCTCACAAAGCTTTAGTTTGGTCTGATGTAGTTTGTTTTTCTTATGTCTATTCCTTAAACTAAAACTTGTGTTTGTATTTTCTAGCTTAGTGCAACAGTTTACCAATCAATAGTAGTATTCTTGAATTTTACTTCTGATGGGGTTAGCTACAGGCATTTCTTGCACCTCTTAGAAAAATGTTGGAAGGGTTTAGCCATGTATGAGGGGGTCAAATTTGAGCTGATTGGTAAACTAGAACCTAGGCCTTTGGTTGTCCTCtcattataaaatttgtatattggAAAACATGAAATCATTTCATGAATTATGTTCTGACTTCATCTAAGCTGGACAGGTTCTGCAATGTGAAGACTTCACGCACTCCACCCCCTCCTGACCCGAATGAACCATCCAATGTGGCTGAGGCAATTGCTTCATGGGGTTTGGATTATGTTGTGATCACTAGTGTTGACCGTGATGATTTACCCGACCAAGGAAGCGGTCATTTTACAGAGACAGTACAGAAGCTTAAGGCATTGAAACCAAATTTGCTCATAGAAGCACTGGGTATGGATCTTGATTTTAGAGTAATAATAACTCAATTGGTACAATCTTGAATGGTCTGTATAATTTTTTCTTAGatggatatatttattttggAAATGGTAGAATCCTATATATAAGcctatatgtttatttatttatattcatataactGTAGGAAATAAACTGATTAATTTCCAGCCTGAGTTAGGGTCTGTGGTCTAACTGTCTAAGGATCACGGGAAATGCTGGATACTTGTCATATATTGTTGATTGTTCCGTGGCATAAATATGGTGACACTTTTGTCTTTCTCTTTATCATCCTTTCATCCATTTTATCTTTTCAGCCAATTGGTATCTTTATAATGCAGGTCATTGTTGATCATCTAACTGAACAAGTGTAACATctgattttagtttttaaatagtAAACACTTGCAACAATTAAAGCCTCCAAGTATTAAAAGTTGTAGATCCCGACTTCTCAGCAGGTAATCAGTATTGGCTGGGAAAGAAAGTATTTTATATATCCCGAATTCCAATGAATTTGCTTAGCATAGGTAAAATTGGTTAAACAAATGGTATGGTTTTCGAGTATCTCCAATAGTTTCCTTCTTAATGTATGTGTTCTTTCTCATTGCttgaatttgtttctttattgcagttccGGACTTTAGAGGGGATCGTAGTTGTGTTGAGAAAGTTGCAAAGTCTAGATTAGATGTTTTTGCTCATAATATTGAAACAGTTGAAGAGCTCCAGAGTGTTGTACGAGATCACCGTGCTAACTTTAAGCAGTCCATGGATGTCTTAATGATGGCAAAGGACTATGCTCCTGCTGGTACGCTCACCAAGACATCAATAATGTTGGGCTGTGGAGAAACACCAGACCAAGTTGTTAAAACAATGGAAAAGGTACGCGCAGCAGGTGTTGACGTAATGACGTTTGGTCAGTATATGAGACCCTCAAAGCGCCACATGCCTGTATCAGAGTACATTACTCCTGAGGCTTTTGAGAAGTATCAAGTCCTTGGGATGCAAATGGTTTGTATAattctttcttttcaatttcCTAAAtagtttttggtgtttttgtaaATCATAATGTGGCGTCTCATAAATCATTTTGTGCATTTTGATGCATGCCTTAGCCTTGCCTGCCATTGCATTTTGGATGAAATTTTCCCTACCAATATGTTGTCAAGAAGATAATAGCTAAGACATCTTGCCCCTGCTCACCTAGGTGCTGGCAAGTGTCAAGCAGCAAGTGGCGGATGAAATTGTGTCTGACATGGAACCACACACAACACCATAAATTAACTGTTTGTGCAAAATTAGTTGCTAGGCAAGGTTATGTCTACATGAAAGGCAGGAACACCCAGTGGTAGATATTGTATAGTTAATTATCTTCACTACCTTTCTTAAAACCATCGGAAACATCTTATGAGCAAAGCTTTAGATGCTTGTCCACATTTTTCTGGACCAAAACTTGAGTCTTCTGAAGTGTGAACAGCACACAATGACTGCACTATCTGCCATCATTATTATGTTTTAAAGCTAAACTAAACCAGAGGTGTCCTTCACCTTGTGATAAGCTGAGCACAGTAAGCTCAAAATATGTGCAAAAGTTTGTAGTTTGTTAATGATACACTCATTTCTGGAAATCACTCAGCTGTGTTTGTTAGTGTAAGGTTGGAAATGTTTCTATTCTGTCATTGCTTGATTGATGCATCATCTCTCAAGACTATCTTCCATCTTGAAGCATTATTTTGGTGCATAGATCTGCTTAATCATTTTTAGAAAGATACTCCATAACAATTTACTAGCAGTATAAGTAGATGAAAAGAAATTAGCTGTTTTGATCTGAGAGTGGGAAAACTGTCTTGTTTTATATTAGTACTACTTAACATACATGCACTCATTATAATTGCTACCACCTTTGATAACAGTGATTGCAATACTATTTAATGTACTCATTATAATTGCAACCAGCTTTGATAACAGTGATTGCAATACTATTTAATATGTGAAACATTGCATATTCTGACCACTCTTAATGAAATGATTGCCTTATTGGATATTTCAGGGATTTCGATATGTGGCATCTGGTCCCATGGTCAGATCATCATACAAGGCAGGAGAATTTTACATTAAGTCTATGATTGAATCAGATCGTGCTGCATCTTTGGTCTAAACTCCGGCATCTGACCATAAATTATACTCCATTGCAGTACATTTGGCCTTTACTGATTCTTTTAATGATTATTTAGTCATCTTGGTGCTAGCAAAGTGACCGTTCATCTACAGCAATGGCAGGTATCCTCTATCAGAGTGGATATTCATGTGAATGATATCTTGTTCTAAATATCTTAGGTTGCCTGGAACCATCACAGCCCCgtctttcaaaataaactcttgtATATGTACATTGGTTGAAATTCATGTTTGCACTAGCCATTTCTCTAGATTGTGCATGCTGTTTAGTATACAGATTGATTGCCACTGCTGCTCTAGCTGAGCAATTCAAAGTTAGGAGTTTCTCATTCTGCAACGTATAGTAGCACTGGCACAGCCTGGCAGTGTCATAATCATTGGAAATTTGGAATCATTCCCACTCACTACCTTAACATACTCATTGTCCTTATCCCTCAGAACAGAATGTTTGTTAGCTGCTGCCATCGTATACAATGTTGTTAATTCATTGAGCTGAGCAATTCAAATTATTGTCTTGTCTTTTCCTTGAGGCGCATATAAATTCTGGGCACTGTAGTTTTCTTAGTTGTGCAAGGGGAAGCGTGCATTATTTGAATGGGAACTGAATTTAGCTAAGACACAATAATTTGGTGAGGGGGATAAGTGGGGACTAGAGGACCGTTTGGAATATACTGGAAAAGAGACAGACAAGACAATCCATGGGGGGATTTCATTGGGGTGTTTGAATGGGATGGTATTTctgtttttacttttatttgagCTGTGAGATTGCAGGGTGCGAGGCGGTGTTTGTGGCTCAAATTATTATTCGGTTGCCCAATTGGAAAGGAGCTTCCTTTATTTAGCacagtttcaactttcaagccAGCCCTAgtaagtaaattattttaataataataataatgtgcacCGTGGACCGTATCTTTCCTTCCATATGCAATTATTGCCTGCTTTATTTCTCCTAATTTTACTTTATCGTATTAAAATATTGCCATAAAATAACTTGTGATTATAAGgaaagaatttatatatattcaatttgaaTGTATGGGGAAAACAGTGACCTACATAACGTGTGTGCGCTATTATCGTTCATCTCTTTGAATAAAAAGGTTCTTTATCTGCTCCTTTTCTCCAAATTTTGTTCGATCAAAagagtgagaaaaaaaaataaaaattcaatttctcACCCTAAATCGGTGCAAAAGTCACCCATGTTCTCTTCTCACAGCATGGTGCATGCAATAGTGAAGGTAGCTAGTTAATTATGTTCTCTAATCATtgtcaaaaaaattatgttcTCTAAATGCGTGCTCAATTTTGACTTTCTATTACTCTTTTAACTTATTATGCCTATACACATTAATAAGATTGTGCACTGGCATCTTCTTACTTGTCAACCACTTGGTAGCTTGCACGGAGTTTGTTTCCGCCAAGACTTTCAGGACTCTCATCTTCCATACTAGCTAAAGCTCCTTAACAAGCCTCCATAAGCAATATTAGGAGCAAATTCTCCCCTAACCAATCTCcttattactttttaaatttaaaatgggGCATTTTATGTTTACTactgtaaaatttttaatataaaatttgaaaatgtaaAGCATTGGATTGTAATATCCTCTCATCCTCACCCCCTGGGATAATGATATACGGAGTACCAAAAAGAATAAAACGGAAAGAGAGTTGGATGAGTCGGTAGCTGCGTCTGATGAGCGATGAGTGGTCACGAGTCACGAGTAAAGGAGAAAAAAGAGACTATACATAAAGCGCAGAAGTCAGGGTTACTGTAATGTATTTTTTACTCcgtaattttgatttttgatggGCTCTTTTTGGAACACAGTGCCCTCTTCCTGCTCCTTTCACATCAAATACCTGCACGGATTTCACCATTCACTTTCCCTCTCTACTCCAAACCaccttcttctcttctcctctcTGTAACCCTAAAAACCCATCAACTCCCTAAACCAAACACCATTTCCATTCATCATGCCTTTTCTGCTGCTTCCTTAAGAATAAGATCAAGTCTTATCTTAGTGTGATAAGAATTTGCTTGCTTAAGATGGGATGCTGTGTAAGCACCACCAAAGCCTCTACTACAGATCAACAGCAGCAGCGCCACCGCTACCCATTACCGGATCCTGGCAAGAATGACAGAGCTCCACCGCCGGTGGACGAAGAAACTGTTAAAGAAGTTGTGTTGTCCGAAACCCCCGTTTCAAAGCCCCTAGCTTTGCAAGTATTGGCGGATGAGAATAAGAAGAGCAATGCTGTTACTGCTGGGCAGCAGAAAGAGGTTGAGTTTCAACACCTTAAGATTCAAGTGCCACTGCCGGCGGCTGAGATTGAGCTAGACCTGGACGGGGTGGGTCGGAGGGTTGTGCCGCCGACGGCTGTGGTTGAGGAGATCGTGTCCGAGCCTTCTGAATTGTGTAGCTTCACCGAGAGCATTTCGACGACGGCGACGGAGAGGAGGGATGACGATGGAGAAGTCAACCAGAGGTCGCCGGCGAGGGGGGCGCCAAGGAAGCGGCGCAGCGCCGGGGATCTGGCTGGAGGGAGGGACAGGAGTTTCAGATCTCCGGCGAGAAGATCGGCGCCATCTCCGGAGAAGCGGAAACCGCTGACATCGTCTAGAGCAGGCCAGAACAGGCCAATGGCGTCACAGAGACGCAATGTGGGTCCTCAAAACGGGGCCCAGCGACACTCCGTACCCGCACGCCGGTCAAGGTCTCCGGTGACACACCGGGAGGCGGTGGATACACGCCCTAATGTAAGAAACAAAAGCCCCGCCGTGAGTGAGAGTGCCCGGTCGCCGGCGGAAAGTGCAGAGAATCGCGGAGATAATAAAGTAGAGAAGCCTAACGACGGCGTTTCGGAGGAGACCGGCGAATCGCTAGAGAACCCTCTTGTTTCCTTGGAATGCTTCATTTTCCTATGAAATTGTCAAATCAAAAGACCAAACACATTGTCGTATCCCAAATCTCGGCTGTTTACTGTTGGAATctatgtcattttatgctatattTTGGCCGCCGGAAAAACAAAAAGTCAAATTTGTGTAAATACACTACTATCATGCATActttaatacattatttttatcgTCTTCCTCCCTGAATGAAACTCTCCCATTTTATGACCAAAATCACCTATTTCAACCTTAACACAGTAAAAACTCCCAGATATAATTTACTGTTTGTATAACTTGTGAAGATGAGTAACAGGCCTCGTGAAAAGTGGGGTTGGGTTTGGTGAGGAGGAAGGTGATATCTTGAGATTGTGATAGCTATGGAGATTTGTGTATGAACAGAGGCAATAGTGTTGGAATCTGCACCTTCTACCACTCATCTTTACTTTGTTATATCTTCTAGGTGTAAGCATAAACTCCAAGTTGTGCAAAATTCTGATACTTGTGTGCCCTTTCTGGGACGAGAATTTTGATTAAACTATACTGTGGCATGTGGTTTGGGCCGACCAAACTTCACTAGTTTCTTCTCTATTCCATGTGTCATGTGGGCTTGTTGGGTGTTTGTTAAAAAGGGATTGTTAAAAGATTAATCTAGTCAAGTTTTAATCAGACAGAATGAGACTAATCTAGTCAAGTCTTAATCTGGTTCTTACTTCTTAGGTGATTGTGAACAAGGATATAAGATCAAGTTCTGAACAAATGTAGTATAAGAGTTTCACTCTCTTATAAGAATGGTTCCTTTTGAACACCATACACTAGTCCTCTCATCTAATGGACCGATGCATCATAGTGGTTTACCCCTCTACAATCCTGTTGGGTTGGGTGTCATAGGAGGAGGAATTGCCCATTTTGTGAGCAAGACTAATCTAGTCGAGTCTCAATCATATCTCATTTAGAATTGTAGTCTTAAACCCGACTACAATTCTATGAGGTTGGGTGTTATTGGGGGGAGAAATCGTCCTTGTAGACAAGACTAATCTAAT
It includes:
- the LOC116010284 gene encoding nucleolar and coiled-body phosphoprotein 1-like, which codes for MGCCVSTTKASTTDQQQQRHRYPLPDPGKNDRAPPPVDEETVKEVVLSETPVSKPLALQVLADENKKSNAVTAGQQKEVEFQHLKIQVPLPAAEIELDLDGVGRRVVPPTAVVEEIVSEPSELCSFTESISTTATERRDDDGEVNQRSPARGAPRKRRSAGDLAGGRDRSFRSPARRSAPSPEKRKPLTSSRAGQNRPMASQRRNVGPQNGAQRHSVPARRSRSPVTHREAVDTRPNVRNKSPAVSESARSPAESAENRGDNKVEKPNDGVSEETGESLENPLVSLECFIFL
- the LOC116010283 gene encoding lipoyl synthase 1, mitochondrial, which produces MNYRFASLAFRSLKSTRHSLYPQSFSSSSSVPPSSPATHQYPQTLEGLRSRLAAESPTLGSFIRLQSDKEYSVEVGTKKKPLPKPKWMKEAIPGGEKYTQIKKKLRELKLHTVCEEAKCPNLGECWSGGETGTATATIMILGDTCTRGCRFCNVKTSRTPPPPDPNEPSNVAEAIASWGLDYVVITSVDRDDLPDQGSGHFTETVQKLKALKPNLLIEALVPDFRGDRSCVEKVAKSRLDVFAHNIETVEELQSVVRDHRANFKQSMDVLMMAKDYAPAGTLTKTSIMLGCGETPDQVVKTMEKVRAAGVDVMTFGQYMRPSKRHMPVSEYITPEAFEKYQVLGMQMGFRYVASGPMVRSSYKAGEFYIKSMIESDRAASLV